A stretch of the Arachis stenosperma cultivar V10309 chromosome 6, arast.V10309.gnm1.PFL2, whole genome shotgun sequence genome encodes the following:
- the LOC130933366 gene encoding uncharacterized protein LOC130933366 isoform X2, protein MGAEEREGRPAPFLLLLPLEILLPLLENSVGQCCRLRWLLGCRRTSLETGAVLLQLFFLHFESLWLLKKQFGAKVTAALLCYFRVRIRIYLWRLKLFLLLREQVEPRFWLP, encoded by the exons aTGGGAGCAGAGGAGAGAGAGGGGAGACCTGCGCCGTTTCTGCTGCTTCTGCCACTCGAAATCCTGCTACCGTTGCTGGAAAATTCTGTCG GTCAATGCTGCCGCTTGAGGTGGCTGCTGGGCTGCCGCCGAACTAGTTTGGAGACCGGAGCTGTTTTACTTCAGCTGTTCTTTCTTCATTTCG AGTCGTTGTGGTTGCTGAAAAAACAGTTTGGAGCTAAAGTTACGGCTGCTTTGCTTTGTTATTTCA GAGTTAGAATCCGAATTTACTTATGGCGTTTGAAGCTGTTTCTGCTTTTGAGAGAGCAAGTAGAGCCGAGGTTTTGGTTGCCGTGA
- the LOC130933366 gene encoding uncharacterized protein LOC130933366 isoform X3 has translation MGAEEREGRPAPFLLLLPLEILLPLLENSVGQCCRLRWLLGCRRTSLETGAVLLQLFFLHFESLWLLKKQFGAKVTAALLCYFIRIRIYLWRLKLFLLLREQVEPRFWLP, from the exons aTGGGAGCAGAGGAGAGAGAGGGGAGACCTGCGCCGTTTCTGCTGCTTCTGCCACTCGAAATCCTGCTACCGTTGCTGGAAAATTCTGTCG GTCAATGCTGCCGCTTGAGGTGGCTGCTGGGCTGCCGCCGAACTAGTTTGGAGACCGGAGCTGTTTTACTTCAGCTGTTCTTTCTTCATTTCG AGTCGTTGTGGTTGCTGAAAAAACAGTTTGGAGCTAAAGTTACGGCTGCTTTGCTTTGTTATTTCA TTAGAATCCGAATTTACTTATGGCGTTTGAAGCTGTTTCTGCTTTTGAGAGAGCAAGTAGAGCCGAGGTTTTGGTTGCCGTGA
- the LOC130933366 gene encoding uncharacterized protein LOC130933366 isoform X1, with protein sequence MGAEEREGRPAPFLLLLPLEILLPLLENSVGQCCRLRWLLGCRRTSLETGAVLLQLFFLHFESLWLLKKQFGAKVTAALLCYFTFAMFLGVRIRIYLWRLKLFLLLREQVEPRFWLP encoded by the exons aTGGGAGCAGAGGAGAGAGAGGGGAGACCTGCGCCGTTTCTGCTGCTTCTGCCACTCGAAATCCTGCTACCGTTGCTGGAAAATTCTGTCG GTCAATGCTGCCGCTTGAGGTGGCTGCTGGGCTGCCGCCGAACTAGTTTGGAGACCGGAGCTGTTTTACTTCAGCTGTTCTTTCTTCATTTCG AGTCGTTGTGGTTGCTGAAAAAACAGTTTGGAGCTAAAGTTACGGCTGCTTTGCTTTGTTATTTCA CATTTGCGATGTTTTTAGGAGTTAGAATCCGAATTTACTTATGGCGTTTGAAGCTGTTTCTGCTTTTGAGAGAGCAAGTAGAGCCGAGGTTTTGGTTGCCGTGA